The following coding sequences are from one Diospyros lotus cultivar Yz01 chromosome 7, ASM1463336v1, whole genome shotgun sequence window:
- the LOC127806642 gene encoding protein OXIDATIVE STRESS 3 LIKE 1-like: MSIALDSSSSNRIERSGLRHGMSCGSEYDSPDSGRPVNVMFSGDLRLPAAKDVEDEVDDSSSSSSIGVDSDLSDGDDNSGEGEVQSSHKGAIDNLDDLEEVLPMKRGISSFYSGKSKSFTSLTDATSCSTIKEIVKPENPYSRKRRNLLAYSTLWDKNRSYPPRSNSGGISKKPFHSSRSTLALAMTMSSYESNNNSESSGSNSSSPTLSRPPLYPQSRRSPNNLPSLSSSEQNFSPWRSFSLSDLQCATTVTPSVNGLVHSNGQKGRPL; the protein is encoded by the exons ATGTCGATCGCCTTGGATAGCAGTTCCAGTAATCGAATCGAACGGTCAGGCTTGCGCCACGGCATGTCCTGCGGATCGGAGTATGACTCGCCCGATTCCGGCAGGCCGGTCAACGTTATGTTCTCCGGAGATCTCCGATTGCCGGCGGCGAAAGACGTGGAGGACGAGGTGGATGATTCGAGTAGCTCGTCGTCGATCGGAGTGGACAGTGATTTGTCGGATGGGGATGACAACTCCGGCGAGGGTGAGGTTCAGAGCTCGCATAAGGGAGCGATAGATAATTTGGATGATCTGGAGGAGGTTTTGCCCATGAA GAGGGGTATATCCAGTTTCTACAGCGGCAaatcaaaatcttttacaaGTCTAACTGATGCCACTTCCTGTTCAACCATTAAAGAAATTGTAAAGCCTGAAAACCCTTACAGCAGGAAGCGCAGGAACTTGCTAGCTTATAGTACTCTCTGGGACAAGAATCGCAGTTACCCACCAAGAAGCAACAGTGGCGGCATATCAAAGAAACCTTTCCACTCCAGTAGAAGTACTTTGGCTCTGGCAATGACTATGAGCAGCTATGAAAGCAATAACAACAGTGAAAGCTCTGGCTCAAACTCGTCATCGCCCACTCTATCTCGACCTCCCCTCTACCCACAGAGTAGACGATCACCCAATAACTTGCCATCATTGTCGTCCTCTGAGCAAAATTTCTCTCCATGGAGGTCTTTCTCTCTATCTGATCTGCAGTGTGCTACTACTGTTACCCCTAGTGTCAATGGCCTAGTACACAGTAATGGACAGAAGGGCAGGCCACTGTGA